The Lysinibacillus sp. FSL W8-0992 genome contains the following window.
TAAACTAGATGATGAACTTCCAACAAGAATAGAAGGCAGTGAATAACATGGAACCAATTTACGCAAAGTGTAACAAGTCATGCGGTCACAAGTTTTATGTCGAACACTTTAATAAAGAAAAACTTCATAACTCAATCGAAAAGACATACTTCACCTGTCCTAGCTGTGGACGTGAGTATGTCTGTTTTTATACAGACGAATCGATACGTAAGCTTCAAGCCAAGATGCGAGAGTTACACCGCAAGATGAAGTGGGCTAATGGTGACATGCTAGAGCAGTTGAAGCAAGAAGAGTCTAAGCTAAAGGCAGACATCAAGGATCGCATGGATACCATCAAACATGAGATGGCAGCACATGAACAGTAAACCTTTACGTCCATGTAACAAGCCCGGATGTGGACAGCTAACTCGTGAAGGCTACTGTGACCTACACAAGACAGCCAAAGCTGAAAACAATCGCTATTACGATAAGTATCATCGAAGTGACCGAAGCAAACAATTCTACCATTCTGCAGCTTGGAAACGAGCACGGGATTTGATTCGAATTCGTGATAACGGATTGTGTTTTGAATGTCTCAATCAAAAACGAATCACAGTCGGAACCATAGTGGATCACATCATTCCAATCAAACAAAACTGGAATAAAAGATTAGATGAAGATAATTTACAACTACTTTGTCAGTCATGTCACAACAAGAAGACAGGTTTGGAGAGAAAAGAGGGATAGCCCCCCTCTATTTCACTTTACTTAGCGAAAGCGTCCTACACCGGATGTCCGTTTTCCGCGCAGAAAAACCCGTTTTTAAAATATTTTTCTGAAATCCAACGAAATATGAAAGTGAGGTGATAGTATGGCAGGTCGAAATAAGCAGCCGTTGCAAGTGATTCTAGGGAATGGTCGGTCTAAGCATTTAACAAAGGACGAAATAAAAAAGCGTCAAAATCATGAAGAAAAGATGCGCGGGCCTACAGAAAATATTGAAATTCCAACGTATTTAACTGCAACACAAAAAAAGGAATTTACAGATATTGCTGAAAGGCTTGTGGCTCTTGAAATATTTAGCGAGCTTGATGTTGATTCGTTAGCAAGATACTTGGACTCAAAACATCAGTATTTACAGCTGGTGAAAGATATACGAAAAATAAAGCCAACTGAAACAATCGAGCAGGAAAACGGTAAGAAAATAGTGATTGCAAATGAGGATTACCCAAAACTACAACGTACCAAAAATACATTGTTTAACGAATGCCGTTCTGCAGCTGCTGATCTTGGTCTTACTATTACATCTCGCTTGAAATTGGTTATCCCTTCCCCTTCAACTGTGGAGGGCAAAAGCGAGGCGCAAAAGCGGTTTGGTGATAGGTTATGAATTGGGTTTTAGAACGTGTATTTAATTATTGTGATGATATTATAAGCGGAAAAATTAAGGCTAGTATTAAACATAAATGGGCCATACAACGCTTCTTAAAAGACTATGAGGATTGTCAAAATGATGACAGTCCTTTTTATTTTGATGAAGAAGTGGCCGAGGATTTCTATTGGTGGGCCAATGAGTTTGAACACGTTGAAGGTGTATTAGCAGGTGAAAAGGTTCAACTTAATGATTTCCAACTCTTTATATCTGTAAATATCTTTTGTTTTAAAAAGAAACGAAATGGTGCCCGTCGTTTCCGTAAAGTTTACATTCAACTAGCACGTAAAAATGCAAAATCTCAATTCTTAGCAATCGTAGGTTCATACATTGCCTTCCTTGGTGATGAAAAACAACGTATGTACATTGCTGGATGGCAAAAAGACCAATCAGATGAGGTATATATTGCTGTTCGTGATGGAATTAATTCGAGTGATCTACTTCAAGGAAGATGGAAAGAAGCATACGGAAAAATTGAAGTTTTTAACAATGGTTCTGTCATTGTTCCTTTATCACGCGAGACACGTAAAACAGGTGATGGTAAAAACCCATCAGTAGGAATTGTGGACGAATACCATAATCATCTTACATCTGAAATATATGATGTATTGCTTTCAGGGATGGTTGCTCGTAAGGAGCCTTTGATGTTTGTCATTACTACAGCAGGATTTGATTTAAGTCGGCCATGTTTTGTTGAATACCAATATGTATCGCGTATTTTGAATCCCGATGATGATACAGAGAATGATGATTACTTTGGCATCATTTGCGAATTAGATCCAGGGGATGACATTAAGGATGAGAGTAATTGGATTAAGGCAAACCCTATTGTAGCTACATACGAAGAAGGACTTGCCTCTATTCGTTCTGATTTAAAAACTGCTTTGGATGTCCCTGAAAAGATGCGGTCATTCTTAACAAAAACAATGAATATATGGGTGGACATGAAAGAAGGGGGCTACATACCTGCGAATAAGTGGAAAGCGGGTGAAATCGAAGCCTTCGAGATGAATGGCCGTGATGTTTATATAGGAGTCGATTTATCTAAAAAGATTGACTTAACTTCAGTAGGATATGTTTTCTCTACAGAATATGGTTTTCATGTTGGACAACACTCGTTTATGCCTGAAGAAGCATTAGCAGAGCGAAGAGCAAAAGATAAAGTGCCGTATGATGTTTGGATAGAGGAAGGTTGGATGGATGTTACTCCTGGCGCGGTAGTCGATTATAGCTATGTAGAGCAGTGGATAATGGATTTCATTAATAACAATGAATTGAATGTTATTCTATTTTGCTACGATCCATATGGTGCCACACAATTTGCTCAAAACATGGCTAACTATGGGCTAACAATTGTTGAAGTCCGACAAGGTTTCCCTACATTATCCGAGCCTACGAAGGAATTTAGAGACTACGTGTATCAAAATAATGAACATCAAAAGAAAATCACTCATGTTGGTGACAAAGTATTATCTTGGGCAGTCGGTAATGCAATTGCTGAAATGGCAGCTAACGAGAGTATAAAGCTTTCAAAATCAAAGTCGCGTGAGCGAATAGATCCTATTGCTGCTGTTATTACAGCATTCGTCCAAGCAAGATATGCAACATTTGAAAGTGGAGATGGAAATATCAGCTTTATTTCTATTCATGATTTATAGAAGGAGGTGAGAAATTGAAACTATGGCAACGAATTAAAACTACAGCGTACTTGGCATATGCAGGAGCTAGTACAGGTTGGAAGGGTTCCACATGGGATTTCTCCAATTGGTTTGGACGAACCTTTTGGGGAATCGACAACAGCCAATTAGCAAC
Protein-coding sequences here:
- a CDS encoding HNH endonuclease; translated protein: MNSKPLRPCNKPGCGQLTREGYCDLHKTAKAENNRYYDKYHRSDRSKQFYHSAAWKRARDLIRIRDNGLCFECLNQKRITVGTIVDHIIPIKQNWNKRLDEDNLQLLCQSCHNKKTGLERKEG
- a CDS encoding phage terminase small subunit P27 family, which gives rise to MAGRNKQPLQVILGNGRSKHLTKDEIKKRQNHEEKMRGPTENIEIPTYLTATQKKEFTDIAERLVALEIFSELDVDSLARYLDSKHQYLQLVKDIRKIKPTETIEQENGKKIVIANEDYPKLQRTKNTLFNECRSAAADLGLTITSRLKLVIPSPSTVEGKSEAQKRFGDRL
- a CDS encoding terminase large subunit, which codes for MNWVLERVFNYCDDIISGKIKASIKHKWAIQRFLKDYEDCQNDDSPFYFDEEVAEDFYWWANEFEHVEGVLAGEKVQLNDFQLFISVNIFCFKKKRNGARRFRKVYIQLARKNAKSQFLAIVGSYIAFLGDEKQRMYIAGWQKDQSDEVYIAVRDGINSSDLLQGRWKEAYGKIEVFNNGSVIVPLSRETRKTGDGKNPSVGIVDEYHNHLTSEIYDVLLSGMVARKEPLMFVITTAGFDLSRPCFVEYQYVSRILNPDDDTENDDYFGIICELDPGDDIKDESNWIKANPIVATYEEGLASIRSDLKTALDVPEKMRSFLTKTMNIWVDMKEGGYIPANKWKAGEIEAFEMNGRDVYIGVDLSKKIDLTSVGYVFSTEYGFHVGQHSFMPEEALAERRAKDKVPYDVWIEEGWMDVTPGAVVDYSYVEQWIMDFINNNELNVILFCYDPYGATQFAQNMANYGLTIVEVRQGFPTLSEPTKEFRDYVYQNNEHQKKITHVGDKVLSWAVGNAIAEMAANESIKLSKSKSRERIDPIAAVITAFVQARYATFESGDGNISFISIHDL